Proteins from one Pontibacter korlensis genomic window:
- a CDS encoding BrxA/BrxB family bacilliredoxin, translating into MYPEYMVAPIREDLTSAGFEQLMTPEEVEKAIKTEGTVLVAVNSVCGCAASKARPAVKMAVAASDKKPSKLVTVFAGMEQEAVAKAREFMLPYPPSSPAIALFKDGELVHMIERYHIEGNELHRVVDNLQGALEAYC; encoded by the coding sequence ATGTACCCTGAATATATGGTTGCCCCTATCCGTGAGGATCTTACCTCCGCTGGTTTTGAGCAACTGATGACACCTGAGGAAGTAGAAAAAGCTATCAAAACAGAAGGAACTGTGCTAGTAGCAGTAAACTCTGTGTGTGGCTGTGCTGCCTCTAAGGCTCGCCCGGCAGTTAAGATGGCCGTTGCTGCCTCTGATAAGAAGCCAAGCAAGCTTGTAACAGTATTTGCAGGTATGGAGCAGGAAGCAGTAGCTAAGGCTCGTGAGTTTATGCTACCTTATCCTCCATCTTCACCAGCTATTGCTCTGTTCAAAGATGGCGAACTAGTACACATGATTGAGCGCTACCACATCGAGGGTAACGAGTTGCACCGTGTGGTTGATAACCTTCAAGGTGCGCTAGAAGCTTATTGCTAA